The Wansuia hejianensis genomic interval TGCGGTTGACTGCGTCAACCAGCTGTAAAGTCCTCTGATGAAAACGGCTGGAAGGGCGGGCGAATATGTTCAAAGTCTGAATTCCGTCCAAAGCCGCTTGGGCGCAGATGGCGGTGGCCGCTCCCCCCGCTCCGAGAATCGTCATCGTCTGTCCCTCCGGCTCAAATCCCGCTTCCCGCGCAGAGCGCATAAAGCCGATCCCGTCGGTATTGTGGCCCATAAGCTTTCCGCCCTCATTGACAACCGTATTGACGGCCCCGATCATCTGCGCCGCCGGCGATAGCCCATCTGCCAGCTCAGCCATCCGGTTCTTATCAGGCATCGTCAGGTTAAAACCGCGAATCCCGCAGGCCTTCAGACCCTTAACCGCAGCTTCCAGGGTATCTTCCCCCACATCAAAACATAAATATACGTAATCCAGGCCCAGAAGCCGGAAGGCCTCATTGTGCATCAGAGGAGAAAGGCTGTGTGAAACCGGACTTCCCAGCAAGCCAGTCAGCCCGGTATAACCGGTAATCGTAAAATCGTATTTCATGTCTGCCTCCATTCATAGAATGGTAAAATTGTACCACATTCCCGGATAGAAGTCCATCGGCTAGAAGGCATACCTTCCCACCTCCCGCAGCAGGGCGCTGCAGTGCATCTCATTCCAAGTGATAAATGCCCCTGATACCCATAAAAAAAATAATATTCTTCCGCTTGTTTATATACATAGTCCGTGCTATAATGTGAATGTTTGCATAACAAATATGAGGAGGAAGAAAATGAAAAAGAATCTTTGTACAAAATTAGCAGTCCTGATGCTGACTCTGCTCTGCGCGTTCAGCCTGGCCGCCTGCGGAGGCAGCAAAAAAAGCGCCCTTGCCGGCACCTACAAGCTTAAGAGCGTTACAACTCAGGGCGTCACCATGGATCTGGATGAGCTGGCCGATTCTCTCGGCGAATCTGCAGACGCACTGAGCAGCGTAACGGCAGAGCTCAAGGATGATGGCACTTTTACATTAGATACCAGCGCTTTAACCGGAACCTCAGCGATTGAGGGAACCTGGGAAGAGAAGGACGGCGCCCTGGACCTGACAGCCGAAGGCGACACGATTACCGCCACCGTATCAGGCTCTTCCTTTAAGCTTAGCAGCAGCGGCGTAGATATGACATTTGAAAAACAATAATTCTATCAGCAATCATAAAAGGCTATGCCTTCGGAAGCAATTCCCGGAGGCATAGCCTTTTATAATTAACCCAGCGCCTCCATAAGCTCCGGAATCACCCGGTAGAGATCACCCACGATTCCATAGTCTGCCACCTCAAAAATCGGCGCATTTTCATTTTTATTAATCGCTATGATATAGTCGGAATTCTGCATACCGGCCAGATGCTGTATGGCGCCGGAAATTCCGCAGGCGATGTAGACAGCCGGCTTTACCGTCGTTCCCGTCTGGCCCACCTGATAGGAAGGGGCGATCCATCCCGCATCCACACAGGCTCTGGAAGAGGCGACCACTCCGCCCAGCCTGTCTGCCAGCTCTTTCAACAGTTTGAACCCTTCCGCCGAACCCAGCCCCATACCTCCGGCCACGATGATTTTTGCGTCCGTCAGAGATACTTTTTCTCCAACACTTTTTATAATATCCAGAATTTTAGTAGGAATCTCGTCCTCTGTAAACGTTATGGGCAGGTCGATGAGCGCTCCTGTCCGGCCGCCGTCCCGGACACTTTTCTGCATGACTCCGGGCCTGACTGTCGACATCTGCGGCCGATGGGACGGACAGATGATCGTCGCCATCAGATTCCCTCCGAAGGCCGGCCGGGTCTGCTGAAGCCTCCGGTTTTCCCGGTCGATTTCCAGCTTCGTGCAGTCAGCCGTCAGCCCGGTTCCTGCCTTAACTGCCAGGCATGGCCCCAGGTCCCTGCCTATGTGGGTCGCCCCCAGAAGCACCACTTCAGGCTTATATCGTTCAATCGCCTCAAAAATAACACGCGAATAGCTTTCCGTCCGGTAATGCTTAAGAATCTCGTGGTCAGCCACATATACCTTGTCGGCTCCGCAGGCGATCAGCTCCTCTGCCTGCTCCCGGATACCGCAGCCGCAGAGCACCGCGCACAGCTCTGTCTCCAGCTCGTCAGCCAGCTTCCGTCCTTCTCCGAGCAGCTCAAATACCACACTCTGGATCTCATTGTCCCGTTGTTCCGCGAACACCCAGACTCCCCGGTAGGCGCTGACATCGGCTGCCTTCTTTTCAGGAGACGTCTTTTCTATCGCGTCAAAAGGGCAGTTTTCTATACAATTTCCGCACTCCGTGCAGCCCATGCCAATCACTGCCTTTTGACCTTTTACCTGAATCGCGTCAAAGGGGCAGTTTTTTTCGCAGAGAGCACAGCCTTTACATTTTTCTTCAATCACACGTATTGCCACAGCTTTATCCTCCTATATCAAATGCTTCTCATGCAGCCTGGAAACCAGCGTTTCCGCAATTTCCCGGGGTGTCCCCTGCAGCCTCTCGCCCTTTCCCTTCGCCGGAGGAGTAAAGGAACGCAGAACCTGGGTCGGAGAAGCGCTCAGGCCGCAATCTGCCGCGTCCAGCCCCACATCCTCGTGGTTCCACACCGTTATTTCTTGTTTAAAAGCATCCACAATTCCCCAGGTGGTCATATAGCGCGGCTCATTCAGCTCTTTAATAACCGTGAGAAGACACGGTCGCCGCACCCGGATGATCTCGCAGCCGTCTTCCATATTCCGTTCCGCGATGATTCCGTCTTCCTCCAGCCGGATATCCTGTACATAAGTCACAACGGGCAGCCCCAGCCTGCTGGCTGTCTGAGGCCCTACCTGCGCGGTATCCCCGTCTATGGCCTGTCTCCCGGCAAACACCAGATCCACATCCTGAATCTTCCGGATTCCCGCGGCAAGAGTTGTGGACGTGGCACAGGTATCTGCGCCGCCAAAAGCCCGGTCGCTGAGCAAATAGGCATGATCCGCCCCCATAGCCAGACATTCTCTGAGCATATACGCCGCCTGAGGCGGCCCCATGGTGAGCACCTCCACGGCCACATCCTCATAGAGGTCCTTCAGCTCTAGCGCCGCCTCCAGGGCGTTTGCGTCATCCGGGTTCAAAATGCTGGGCACACCGTCACGGATCAAAGTCCCTTTTACCGGGTCAATGCGCACCTCGTTCGTATCCGGCACCTGTTTTACACATACAACTATCTTCATCCTCTCTGCCTCCTACTTAAAAAGCTGACCGCTGATTACGATCTGCTGAACCTGTGACGTGCCCTCATAAATCGTAAATATCCTGCAGTCACGGTACAGCCGTTCTACTTTATAATCCTTTGTGAATCCATAGCCCCCATGGATCTGCACAGCCTTCGCGCAAATCTCATTGCAGGCCTCTGAAGCATAATATTTCGCCATGGAGCATTCCATAGAGGCAGGCTGATTCATATCCTTGAGATAAGCCGCGCGGTAAACGAGACTTCTGGCCGCCTCAAGCTTCGTGGCCATTTCCGCCGCCATAAAACGCAGCGCCTGGAATTTTTCCAGAGGCTGTCCGAACTGTTTTCTTTCCTTCATATATTTCACCGTTTCCTCAAGGGCGGCCCCCGCCACGCCGATGGACTGGGCGGCCACGCCGATCCTTCCATAGTCCAGCGTCTTCATGGCGTTCAGGAACCCTTTATTTTTCTCTCCCAGCATATCCTCCCTGGGAACCCTCACGTCCTCCAGGATGATATCACTCACTGAATCCCCGATCAGGCCCATGGTCCGCTCCGGCTTTCCGGTAGAGACGCCGGGAGCGTGCATATCCACAATAAAGGCCGAAATTCCTCTGGCCCCTCTCTGTGCAGGATCGGTTTTGGCGTAAATGATCGCGTAGTCCGCCTCCGGCGCCTCTGTGATAAAGGCTTTTCTCCCGTTCAGCACATAGCAGCCGCCGTCTTCCTCAGCCAGTGTCTGTGTCCCTCCTGCATCTGATCCGGCGCCGGGTTCGGTGAGGCCGAAGGCCATCCTCTTCTCCCCCTTTGCCACAGGCACCAGATATTTCCGGAGCTGTTCCTCTGTTCCCGACAGAAGCAGCGGCCCCCCTCCCAGAGAGTTCGGGGAATTCATGTAGATGCTTGCTGTCGCACTGACCCTGGCGAATTCTTCCAGGACGGCCACATACCCCCGGTTATCGCTGCCGGCGCCTCCATATTCTCTGGGAATCTTAACACCGTAAAATCCGGCTTTCCCCATTTTCACCTTTAATTCTTCCGGAAACACTCCGCTTTCCTCAATTTCGTCCAGGACTTCCTTTGTAAATTCTTTTTCGCAGAAGTCTCTGGCAAGCTTACGGAGCAATTCATGCTCTTCCGTAAAATATTCTTTATATTCCATCATTCTATCCTCCTGTCCATAACAAGCCCATTTAATGTTTTAGCGGCCCTATTTCAGCACTGGTTCCAGCCCGCCCCAGGTTTCTTCAAACAGGCGGGCATCCATCAGCCGCAGCTTGTCTGAAACGGCCGGTATAAAATCCATCTGGTCCAGTATATCCCTCTGCAGGTCTGCGCCGGGAGCAATCTCTGTCAGCACCATTTTCCCGTCAAGCAGACGGAAGACACACCGTTCTGTCACATACAGAACCTCCTGCCCTTTGGCATATTTTCCACTGAAGGATACCTGCTGTACCCTTTTCAGAAACTTCTTTCCTGTTCCCTCCCGCCCGATCACCAGACAGCCGTCCTGAATGGATTCCTCCGCTTTCGCACAGAACAGCCCTGCAAACACAACCTTCTTAGACCCCTGCGTGATATTAATAAAACCGCCTGGCCCGTTCAGCCGGCTGCCAAATTTGCTGACGTTTATATTCCCTTCCTCATCCGCCTGGGCCAGCCCCAGGACTGCCAGGTCAATGCCGCCTCCGTCATAAAAATCAAACATGGACCCGTGGTCGACGATCGCTTCCGCATTATAAGAGCTGCCGAAATTCGGCACGCCCGCAGGCACGCCTCCAAAGGCTCCTATTTCCGTCGTGAGTGTGATGCTGTCTATGTAGCCTTCCTCCGATATGATACTGGCCACATCTGCCGGGATGCCAAAGCCCAGGTTGACCAGGCTGCCCTTCCTCACCTCAGCGGCCGCCCGTCGGGCAATCACCTTCTTAGGGTTCAGCGGCAGCACCGGCAGGGCATCCAGAGGCTTCCGGATATTTCCTGCAAATGCAGGCTCATAATAGGTGCCTTCCGTCTGCCAGCACGCTCTCTGATCCGTGGCCACCACCACATAATCCACAAGCGCACCCGGGATCTTCACATCCTTAGGCTTAATCGTCCCCTTTTGTGTGGCATACTCCACCTGTACGATAACTATGCCTCCGCTGTTTTTCGCGGCCTGTGCCACCGCATAGCCTTCATTGATAGAAGCCTCCTTCTCAAAGGAAATGTTACCGTTTTCATCTGCTGTCGTTCCCCGGAGCAGCGCCACATCCAGCGGAAATGCTTTATAAAACAAGTATTCTTCTCCCTGGAATTCCACCAGCTCCACCAGATCCTCCTTCGTAACCTCGTTCATCTTGCCGCCTTCCAGCCGCGGGTCCACAAAGGTCCCAAGCCCTACCTTCGTCAGAAGGCCGGGCCTGTGGGCCGCAATCTCCCGCCACAGATTCACGATGACGCCCTGAGGAAGGCAATGGCAGGCAATTTTGTTCGCCCGCACCAGGTCATTCAGCGCAAATGCAGAACCCACCAGCGCCGACGACCATTTACTGACCAGCCCCTCTATGCCCAGGCAGGTAATCCCCCTGTCATGCCAGTCTCCCATCGCACTCCCCTGTTTCAGAGTGAGATTTTTGGGATGCCCCGTCTTCTTAAAACGCTCTGCGACCGCCACCGCGACCTCCTCCGGCCATCCGGACAATCCCATGCCGGCCACCCCCACCGTGGCTCCGTCTTTAATCTTTTCTGCAGCTTCCGCTGCCGTCACAAACAATGCCATAACCTCCTCCTTACTGCTCATAAATTCTCAATCTTCTTCTGCCACAGGCTCTTAATTTATATTAACATTCTTCTTTTGAGCAAATTATTTTTGGTTAATTAAGCACCTTTGTGCTTTTCTTGCAATTTTTTAGCATATGATATATTATGGGTATAAAGGAACGAATAAGTTCATTACCAGAGTTAAAGGAGCGATTATCATTGAATCCAAAAGAAATGAAAAAATATAGTCTGCTCGCAGAAGTGGCCTGTGATTATTATGAAAGAGGACTGAGCCAGAACGAAATCGCTGAGCGCATCTGCCTGTCCCGAACGCGGGTTTCCCGTCTTCTGAAAGAGGCGGAAGAAGCCGGAATCGTCCAGGTCTCCATTAATTATAACTTTGAGCGGCACTATGAATTGGAAGAACGAATCAAAAGTCTCTTTTCTGTCAAGAATGTCCGCGTGCTTAATAACCGCAACCGGCCGAAAGACCGCATCCAGGCTGATGTAGGCTGTCTCGGAGCTTCCTACATCATGGAATCTCTGAAAAAAGACATGGTAATCGGCACTTCATGGGGCACAACTCTCGCTGACACGATCAAGCACATCAAACCGGCCCCGTTCCCGGTGCATGTGGTCCAGCTGATGGGTTCTGTACCCTGTAACTCACCAAACCACACTCCTCAGGGGATCGTGTCCACGATGGCAGAGTTATTCCAGTGCCAGGGTAGCTTCCTGAATCTTCCTCTGTACATACATGACGACTATGCCCGTCAGGTGATCTGTAATGACATAAATAACAAGAAAATTATAAACCAGGGAATGTTTTCAGATATGATACTGACCAGCATAAGCGCTGTAGAGACCATCAGCCAGCAAGACTTCTGGCTGGGCTATATGACTCCGGAAATGTACCAGGAAATCTGCAGCAAAGGAGCCGTAGGAGCCATGTTCGCCCGCTTCTTTGACAGGAGCGGCAACGAAGTGGACTGTTCCTGGAATCACCGCTGCATCAGTATCTCCTTCGACCATATCAAGGGCGTGCCCGACGTGGTAGTCATCGCTTCCGGGCGGCAGAAGGCGACAGCCATCTCCTATGCCCTGAAGGCCAGCCTGATCAACACGCTGATCACGGACGGGACAACCGCCAGCGCCATACTGGGATTGAATCCCAAGAATCAAGTGTAATACCACGAACATATCCTTAATGGATATATAAGAATATAATTTGTATGCGGAGGCCTGACTATGATAAAGGATAAGATCTATTCAAAAGCAAAAGAACTAAGGGTGAATCTCGTGCGGACCTGTGACGCAGAACAATGGGAACGGCTGCCGGTCCAGCCGCCGGAGTTCTGGCCTCAAAATATTTGGCCCTGGTCGAAAAAGGTTATTTGTCTGGGGATCCCCTTATTTGCACCTATGATCGATTCTACCCCGTCAATGGTATATCAGGAGCTATATGATACAAGCAACAGAATCCTGGATGATATATCCTATCATCTGACGAATTACATAGTGAATACTTTAGGATATAAAGCAGTCTGGTTTCCGAGAGACTGTTACTATAGCATTGATGTTTTGCTGGATAATCCAAACGCGGCGTTTTCTCACGTGATTGCCGCGTACTATGCGGGGATGGGTACAATCGGAGACAGCCATAATTTAATTACAAAGGAATTTGGCCCCAGAGTGAGAATTGTTTCAATTATTACCGATGCGCCCATAGACAGCGACCCCATGCTTAAAGGCGATCTCTGCCTTCACTGTGGTAAATGCCTGAAAGCCTGTCCCAGCAAATGTTTTACAAATCCCGGCCCTGATAAAATCTATACTATGGATAAGATCGCCTGCACGGCATACAATGCAGAAGTCAAAAACCAGCACCATTGGCCTTGCGGAATGTGCATTGATGTATGTCCCGTGGGCGAAGATCTTAAAACTTATAAAGGTACTGACAGAGTCACAAGCAGTGGGATCACTCATCTGCAGAGCTTCGGTTCATAAATTCACAGGCAACGGCACTGATCCATCAATGATAAAAGGTAACCGCCATTACCCGGAGCGCCTCCATAACACTTTATCGTAATGCCCAATAAAGAAAATCCTCCAGCTTCGTCAAATCCATGTCAGCAGCAGACGGATAGACTTTTTCCAATATAGCGCCTTCTTGAATCAGCCGCCGTGTCCGTGCCTTGCGTTCTTTCTGCCGGTCACGCATCTGCGCTTCCTCCAGCCGGTGCTCAGCCTGTAATAGTTTCTTCTCGTTATCGGTCATAGAACATCCTCCTTTGGTATTAAAATAGGGTTAATTGATTTCGGCGTAATACCAAATATCCTCCCGTTTGGTATCATGCTTTTTCTGTAAATATTAGTAATAGCAAAAATGCCTCTGTTTGGTATCGCAGCCATACCAAACAAGGGGCGAAAGCAGTAATAAAAACCATCTCAAAAAAGAAGAAGCGGATCGACATACATCAATCCGCTTTCCATATCATTATGCTGTTTTCTGTTTCATCTTTTTAGAAGATTTGGCCGTCTTCAACACCGGCACAGTGCTTGCCGCTCTCTTTGCCATATTGCGTTCCTTCTGCATTTCCCGGTTTGCCTACGTCCTACACTCATCACATCAGTATTTCACATTATTTCTCGTTGTGGTAAAGGCTTTGCCGCAGTTCTCGCAGACGCATTCCCGCTTTCGGTTTTCCGCCGCTTCCTGCCGGTAAAATTTTGCCCGGCAGTTTGGGCCGCAGAACAGCGTGTTTGACCGTCTGGATTCAAACTCTTTCCCACAGCATTTACAGGTCAGCCTGAACGGCTGTCCCACAGCGTGTTCACCGGCTTTGATTTTCTGATACCGTTCCCGGCTTTTTATGCGGTGTCGTTTAAGCAGCTCCTGCCGCTTGATTTCCTCCGGCGTCAGTTCCGGGGCGGGCAGTTCAAACCGTCCGATGAATTTCAGGTAAATCTCCACCTCCTGCACCCGATCCCCGTCGATCTTCTCCGGGGCATGGACAATAATCTTGTCAATAAACTCGTTGATCATCGGAGTGGTCAGCTCGGAAAAATCAGTGTATTTCTTTGCCAGCGAAAGGAACTGCGCCGCACGGTCGGTATCTTCCTCAAAAGCGGATACCTGCTGTTCGGCCTCCGCAGCCGATATTTGAAGCGATTTCTGTTCCGCTTCATACTCTGCCAGAAGACTGTCAAAGCGATCTTCTGAAATGCGCCCGACAGCAAAGGATTCGTAGAGCTTTTTGATGATGGTATCCAGCTCGGCAATGCGCTTTTTGTCCTTGCTTAGTTTCCGCTTGGCTTCCTTTGCGGCTTCCGCCTGCCGTATCCGGGAAGCGGAGCGTACCTTTTTCATAAATTCATCCTGATTGGTAATGGCAAAGGTACTTGCTGTACGGATGGTTTCCAGAATCAGCTCTCTGACCGCTTTTGTCCGAATATAGTGGCCGCTGCAAGCGTGGGTGCGCTTTTGGTGTGCCAGCGTATAGGAGGAGCAGTCAAAGAAGTCTGACGGGTACGGCTTTTTCGCTGTACCGCCTCTGGAGCGGTGGTTATACATCTTTTCGCCGCAGTCGGCGCAGCACAAAAGCCCGGTCAGAGGATTTGCCTCGCCGATGGTGTCAATGCGTTTGGGCGTTTTCCGCAGCTTCTGCGCCAGCTCCCATGTCTCCTTATCCACAATAGCTTCGTGGGTGTTTTCAAAAATCAGCCATCCATCTTTTGGGTTAGGGACACTGCTCTTATCCTTATAGGATACCTTGTGAGAACGGAAGTTCACTGTATGTCCCATATACTCCTGCTTGGATAAAATCTGCCCGACCATATAGCCGCTCCAGTTATACGGGTTGGGAAATTCCTTCCTGCTCTTCCAGACGCCCATTCCTTTTTTGCCGAAGTAAACGGCGGGCGTTTCCACTTGCTCATCAAAGAGGATGCGGGCAATCTCATACGGGCCGTTTCCCTCAATGGTCAGGCAGAATATCTTGCGGACAACTGCGGCGGCTTCCTTGTCGATCAGCCAGTGGTATTTGTTCTGTGGATCTTTTTTGTATCCGTAAATAGCAATATTGGTGGTCGGCTTGCCGGATTCGCCTTTCACCCGGACAGCGGCTTTCTGCTTGCAGCTCAGATCCCCTAAATACCACTCGTTCATGATATTCAGGAAAGGCGCAAACTCATTGCTGTTCTGGTCGTTGCTGTCCACACTATTTGCAATGGCAACAAAGTGTACGCCGTGCTGCCGGAAAAACACCTCAGTATAAAAGCCGGTTTGCAGATAATCACGCCCCGCCCGGCTCATATCCTTTACGATGACGTGCGCTACTTTCCCAGCCTCAATATCCGCAATCAAATCTTTCCATGCCGGGCGGTCAAAATTGCCGCCCGAATACCCGTCGTCGGTGTAGTGGACAAGATTTTCGTAGCCCTGCTGGCGGGCATAGGTTTCGAGGTATTTTTTCTGATTGATGATTGAATTGCTGTCCCCGGTCAGTTCATCGTCACGGGACAGCCTTTCGTATAATGCTGTGATCTTTCCTTCCGTCTGTTTCACGCTCATGATGCGCTCCTTTCAGACTTCCGGCTCATTTGTGGCGATTTCATTATATCACAAGTTCCGGCATTTGTAACCGTTTCATTTCGGATCATTCGTAAAATTTTATCTTCCAGCGTTTCCTGTGCCGTTTCACTGAAACACACCCTGACTTTGTAGGTGGTGCCGCCGATCCGGCATGTCATATAGGAAGCGCTACTGTTTTCATTGTTTGCCATAGGCACCTCCTGTTGAAAAATTCATAAAATTTTCGTATAATGTCTTTGGTTCCGGCATGGTGTAACCATTTATGCGGCCGAAAGCGAACATTAGGGATAAATAACCCTGCCGGTGCAGAAATGCCCCCGGAAAAGCCTTGTACCGCAAGGCTTTCCGAGGGCAAAAGCGTTACATCTGCTGTTGTTTTTTCTCCCGGTATTTCCGTACCCGTGCGGCGGTCTGCCTGCGCCGGGCTTCTTCGGCACAGCGCTGTGAACAGTACACCCGTTTCCCGTCAGCCGGGAACGGTTTGCCGCACTGCCTGCAAGCTGTTAATGGCATCGGCTCGCTGTTAAATACAGCTTGCAGCTTTGCGTCGGTCGGCAGCACTGCGCTGCGGAAATACCGGCACAGGGCGCTGTTTGTATAACAGATACCGAACATGGGACAGTTGCAGTCCAACGGCAGACATCCGTATTCCTTGTCGTAGTTGGCGCACAGGGAAGTAATCAGCTTTTTTATCCGCTGCTTTTCCCGGCCTGTCAGTTCACAGTTTTGGCTTGGCATTGGTCATTCCTCCTTCCTCACTGTCGGAAGTAATCTAAAACAAGAGAAACAGATTACCCCCTCACTAAGAGGAGAAATACAGGGCAGTTAGCGGAACTGTTTTTTCGCAACATCAAAGAAATTTTGAACAATATTTCTGAAGGGAGGTTTCTGTGGTGTTTGAAGATGATTATGAAAACGACAGTGATGTCGAACAAGCTGGTTTATCCGGGCAGGCTCATAGGCAGCTTGTAAAAGAGCAGCGTCTCATTGAAGAGCTGGAAACCGATGCCGCAGAACATCCCTTTGAGGAAGATGCCGAAGAGAAAGAGCCGGAACGGAAGAGACTCAGGCGGGAATTGCAAGCGGAAGCCCTTGCCCGTCTGGAGGACGCTGCCAGAACGCAAAAGGATTTTGAAAATGTCATCGCATGGTGGGACAGGCTGGACGCTAACCGGGAGCGCAGGGAACGCTATCACGAGCTCAGCCGCAACGGGGACGATCTTCCGTTAGAATACGGTGTGTCAGTGAATGAGCTCTTTTTCCCGGGCACACTAAACGGGGTGCTGGAAAAGCAGCTCCGAAAAGGGGATTTTCTTGATGTGATTTTCTGCTGTCCCTATGATATACACGAGCTTGTAGCGGAGGAAGAACTGTCACAAATCCTTTTGGAATTGAATGAGGAACACAAGGAATTGCTGTTCCTCTGCGCCGTCCGGTTGTTCAGCTCCACACGGATTGCCAGAATACGGGGACAAAGCGACCGGAATATCCGCAAGGTGCGTGGCACAATGCTCAAAAAGATACGAAAAAAGCTGCTTGCCGCCCTGACGGACAAGGCAGAAAAGCAGCAGCCGATGACCTTGCTGGAAAAAGAATTTTTAAGAGAGTGCGGACTGAAGGTTGATAACGGAACAAAGAAATAGTATAATAGATAATATAAATTCGAGTTATTTAGGTTACAATATTAAGAGAGGCTTAGACTGATATGGGAAATATAAAAGCAGAAGAAGCAATGAGGGAATTAACGCTGATGCTGTTATATCTCTCAAGATTTTCGCAGGGAGAGAAGTTTCACGAGGCAACCGATTTTTATGCGTGGAAAGGCTATGATTTTGATATACTGAACGAAATGGATGATGCGGACTATATCCGGTAAGGTAATCATCCGTCCCGTTCCAAGTCGGTATATATTACGGAAAGCGGCATGGAGCTGGCAAGAAAGCTTTTATCCAAGTACGGCATAAACGATTGGAAACAGGGGTGAGAAAATGACGAACCTTTTTGAACGCACCAGTTCTCAATGGGTGCGGTACAGCGAATATGAATGGAAAGCGGCAGAGGATGGGACTCTGTATCTTACACCCACAAAAGCAGCGCAGCCGGGCATCTACGATCCTCTGGCGGAATACCGGCAGATCGTGCTGGACACCATCGACATCGGGCGCATGGGAATGGCAAAGAAACCGGATACGGAGATCCAGACTGCTATCCGCCAATTTGCTGTAAAGTACGGGCTTTTCGGCCTGATGACCGCACTGCCCACCACACCGGATTTTATGGAATATGAAGCGGTGTACCTGCCGAAAAACCATTTTATAAAAGCAGAAACGATGCCCACCGAAAAATACCTAGAACTTTTCTTTCCCTTTGACAAGCTGGATGTGATTAAACATGGAATCGAATCCATGTGGAATATCGAAAATGACCGTGTGATGATGGCGCTGGCGATGACCATGACGGACAA includes:
- a CDS encoding DUF6429 family protein, which produces MGNIKAEEAMRELTLMLLYLSRFSQGEKFHEATDFYAWKGYDFDILNEMDDADYIR
- a CDS encoding cysteine-rich VLP protein, with product MPSQNCELTGREKQRIKKLITSLCANYDKEYGCLPLDCNCPMFGICYTNSALCRYFRSAVLPTDAKLQAVFNSEPMPLTACRQCGKPFPADGKRVYCSQRCAEEARRRQTAARVRKYREKKQQQM
- a CDS encoding DUF4368 domain-containing protein, which codes for MSVKQTEGKITALYERLSRDDELTGDSNSIINQKKYLETYARQQGYENLVHYTDDGYSGGNFDRPAWKDLIADIEAGKVAHVIVKDMSRAGRDYLQTGFYTEVFFRQHGVHFVAIANSVDSNDQNSNEFAPFLNIMNEWYLGDLSCKQKAAVRVKGESGKPTTNIAIYGYKKDPQNKYHWLIDKEAAAVVRKIFCLTIEGNGPYEIARILFDEQVETPAVYFGKKGMGVWKSRKEFPNPYNWSGYMVGQILSKQEYMGHTVNFRSHKVSYKDKSSVPNPKDGWLIFENTHEAIVDKETWELAQKLRKTPKRIDTIGEANPLTGLLCCADCGEKMYNHRSRGGTAKKPYPSDFFDCSSYTLAHQKRTHACSGHYIRTKAVRELILETIRTASTFAITNQDEFMKKVRSASRIRQAEAAKEAKRKLSKDKKRIAELDTIIKKLYESFAVGRISEDRFDSLLAEYEAEQKSLQISAAEAEQQVSAFEEDTDRAAQFLSLAKKYTDFSELTTPMINEFIDKIIVHAPEKIDGDRVQEVEIYLKFIGRFELPAPELTPEEIKRQELLKRHRIKSRERYQKIKAGEHAVGQPFRLTCKCCGKEFESRRSNTLFCGPNCRAKFYRQEAAENRKRECVCENCGKAFTTTRNNVKY
- a CDS encoding transposon-encoded TnpW family protein → MANNENSSASYMTCRIGGTTYKVRVCFSETAQETLEDKILRMIRNETVTNAGTCDIMKSPQMSRKSERSAS